The uncultured Subdoligranulum sp. genomic sequence AATCAGTTCTTATCGAAATGTTCATGGATTTCTGTTTTGAACAATAGGCAGACATTGAACAATATAATAAAGAGCTTATTTGTTCATTTTTAGCACCGCAATAGGTTCATGTAAGCCATTTATAATGTTCATTTTTTATACATTCAGCTGCGGCAACTCATTTACAGAAGGATGCGTGGACTATGAATTCGCCTGCTGTTGCAGAACGTACAGGGATTGTGTTTGCGCTTTACTTTAATGAGTCTTTCTTTAACAGATATTACTCCTATGAAACGCAGTAATGGGAAACATCTTCTATAACGAACGAAATGCAAAAGCGCGATTTTCCCCGGAGAAGAAATAACAGACATTCAAACCTTGTTAGTTTATGATTACGAGCTGTAATCCGCATTTGAGAGGAAGCGTCTTAAAATCAGTGCTGATAGCTCCGAAGGCGATGAAGCGCGGAGGTTTGCCAGGTTGAGCGGTAATTCAGACGGTTAAGGTTTACAAAAATATGTTGGACAAACTTCATCATATTTTTGTGTGATTTTGGTCAACAACCATTGTCAAGGACTTCTTGATTTATAAAAGCATATCAAGTATGATGGTCTTAACAAGTGTAGATATGCGAAAAAACAGGCCGTTTGATTTGAAAGGGGACAGTATAAAGTGGTTGAAGTTAAAGTAAGTGGTGCAGAAGAAATAACAGACATTCAAAACTTGTTAGTTTATGATTACGAGCTGCAATTCGCATTTGAGAGGAAACGCCTTAAAATCTGCGCTGATAGCTCCGAAGGCGATGAAGCGCGGAGGTTTGCCAGGTTGGGCGGTAATTCCTAGCGTTGCATAAAGAAAAATCGGAATTTTGCAAAGGAGTGTGATTGTATGAAAATCGCAAAAATCATTTTATCTATAATAACAATGCTTTTTGCTGTATTAGGATTAGTGAAAATTCTTCCTTTTGACATAGCAAACCCGATTATGCTTGTATCACTTGCCACTCTTTTACTATTAAGAAGTGTAGAATATAAAAATAATCGAGATAAAAGTGGTTTTATTACGACCTTTTTAATCGCTGTATTTGTCTATGTTGTAGTAATTTACAATGTTTTTATAGGATAGGAAAATTCCAGTTTGTCGGGTGATTAAGCTAGAAAAAAGGAGGTGCTCATTGTGAAAAAGAAAGTGTGTATAGTGATTTTAATTTTAGCTATCATTGGGCTGTTAACTGGTATTAGTTATTTGGTAGAAGGTATTGGTGCAAGGGGATTTGGTGGTGTTAATTATGGGAGAGTTATTTTTCCATTACTGATTGGAGTAATCACTGTTTACTTTTTGAAAAAGGAGAAGAAATAATCAAAAGAGAATTCCAGTTTGTAGGATGATTGAGACAGAGAAAAGGAGATGAAATTTTATGAAAGACAAAATACTTGTGACTTTTTTCACAGTTGTATATTTTCTGATTTTCTGTTTTCTAATTGATTTGATTTTTAGAAATACATTAAGTGTATTCACCGACCTTTTAGCAGTGGTTTGCTGGATAATTGCGTTTATTGTAAGTGTTGGATTGGCTGACTATACCGTGAAAAGAATAAAAAAGTAGAGATGCTTTATCATAAAAATAATAAAGTTCCCATTTATGTGAGAGACCGTGATGACAAGTCCTTCTGGGGTTCCTTCTATTTATCGCGATTGAATTGGAACGCAAGAAGGGAAACAGCGACAAAAATACAAATCGGCCACCCCCAACAATGAGGGGCGGCCGATTTGTCGAAGACATATTATATCCATTATCTTGAACTTTAAGGCGAAGTTGATTTTTCAGTTTACTTGCTCATAAAGTTCATTTTTTTGAAAATTTGCCAGAAAAAATTTTTCGGTTATTTGGTTCCGCTTTTGGTAAATTTTACTTACAGATGGAGCACGCGGTCCTTGATCTCGGCGGTGCGGCCCTGGTTCCAGAACTGGGTGCCGATGTAGCCGCAGGTACGGCGGGCCACATTGAGCTTGTTCTGGTCACGGTTGTGGCACTTGGGGCACTCCCAGATCAGCTTGCCGTCTTCCTCGACGATGCTGATCTCGCCGTCGTAACCGCAGACCTGGCAGTAGTCGCTCTTGGTGTTCAGTTCAGCATACATGATGTTTTCGTAGATGAACTGCATGACCTTGATGACGGCTTCCAGGTTATCCTGCATGTTGGGCACTTCCACGTAGCTGATGGCGCCGCCCGGGCTGAGCTTCTGGAACTCGCTCTCGAACTTCAGCTTGGTGAAGGCGTCGATCTGCTCGGTGACATGGACGTGATAGGAGTTGGTGATGTAGTTGCGGTCGGTGATGCCGGGGATGATGCCGAACCGCTTCTGCAGGCACTTGGCGAACTTGTAGGTGGTGGACTCCAGCGGGGTGCCGTAGAGGCTGAAGTCGATGTTGTGCTGCTGCTTCCAGGTCTGGCAGGCGTCGTTCATGTGCTGCATGACGCGCAGGGCGAAGGGCTTGGCAGCGGGATCGGTGTGGCTCTTGCCGGTCATATACTTGCAGCACTCATACAGGCCCGCGTAGCCCAGGCTGATGGTGGAGTAGCCGCCGTAGAGCAGCTTGTCGATGGGCTCGCCCTTCTTCAGGCGGGCCAGGGCGCCGTACTGCCACAGGATGGGAGCGGCGTCGCTCAGGGTGCCCTTCAGGCGGTTGTGACGGCACATCAGGGCCTTGTGGCAGAGCTCCAGGCGCTCGTCGAAGATCTTCCAGAACTTGTCGAAGTCGCCGCCGCTGGACAGCGCCACATCCACCAGGTTGATGGTGACCACGCCCTGGTTGAAACGGCCGTAGTACTTGGGCTTGCCGTCGTAGTTCTTGGCGTTGGCGATGTTGTCCCAGCCGTTGCCGGAGCGGTCGGGGGTCAGGAAGCTGCGGCAGCCCATGCAGGTGTACACGTCGCCGTGACCCTCGGTCTCGCCCTTGGACAGCTTGTATTCCTTCATCTTCTTCTCGCTGATGTAGTCAGGTACCATCCGCTTGGCGGTGCACTTGGCAGCGAGCTTGGTCAGGTAGAAGTAGGGGGTACCCTCCCGGATGTTGTCCTCCTCCAGCACATAGATCAGCTTGGGGAAGGCGGGGGTGATCCAGACGCCGGCCTCGTTCTTGACGCCCTGGTAGCGCTGGCGCAGCATCTCCTCGATGATGATGGCCAGGTCGGACTTGAGGCGCTGGTTGTCGCCG encodes the following:
- the nrdD gene encoding anaerobic ribonucleoside-triphosphate reductase, giving the protein MKIIKRNGSEAVFDITKIIAAVTKANNVVPESQRLTNHQIIELADKVQATCLNRGHAMNVEEIQDIVEDAIMATGAYEVARKYITYRYVQSLKRTHNTTDDRILSLIECNNEEVKQENSNKNPTVNSVQRDYMAGEVSKDLTMRMLLPPEVVKAHEEGIIHFHDADYYAQHMHNCDLVNLDDMLQNGTVISGTLIEKPHSFSTACNIATQIIAQVASSQYGGQSISLTHLAPFVDVSRKKIRRDVEAEMKELGINPGEEKISEIVEARLREEIKRGVQTIQYQVVTLMTTNGQAPFITVFMYLGEAGDNQRLKSDLAIIIEEMLRQRYQGVKNEAGVWITPAFPKLIYVLEEDNIREGTPYFYLTKLAAKCTAKRMVPDYISEKKMKEYKLSKGETEGHGDVYTCMGCRSFLTPDRSGNGWDNIANAKNYDGKPKYYGRFNQGVVTINLVDVALSSGGDFDKFWKIFDERLELCHKALMCRHNRLKGTLSDAAPILWQYGALARLKKGEPIDKLLYGGYSTISLGYAGLYECCKYMTGKSHTDPAAKPFALRVMQHMNDACQTWKQQHNIDFSLYGTPLESTTYKFAKCLQKRFGIIPGITDRNYITNSYHVHVTEQIDAFTKLKFESEFQKLSPGGAISYVEVPNMQDNLEAVIKVMQFIYENIMYAELNTKSDYCQVCGYDGEISIVEEDGKLIWECPKCHNRDQNKLNVARRTCGYIGTQFWNQGRTAEIKDRVLHL